In one Candidatus Peribacter riflensis genomic region, the following are encoded:
- a CDS encoding Malic enzyme: MSYDDASLDLHAKVRGKLRVETTVPLETKEDLSLAYTPGVAAPCRAIAQDPEQVYRYTIKSHTVAVITDGSAVLGLGNIGAKASLPVMEGKCALFKRFAGVDAFPIALETQNVEEIVRIVTALAPVFGGINLEDISAPRCVEIEQRLSTALDIPVFHDDQHGTATVVLAGMLNAAKVVGKELSKMKIVVSGAGAAGSAIVRLLHSYGVGDIIVTDSKGVVTSHRDDLGWLKVLLASFTNKSDACCMLYDALKGADAFVGVSKPGVLKPEMIAVMAKDPIIFALANPDPEMMPDAARAAGAAVVATGRSDFPNQLNNVLVFPGIFRGALDARIRRITPGMLVKAAEALAALVPQPTVGEIIPGVFDARVVEAVSAAVSH; this comes from the coding sequence ATGTCCTACGATGACGCTTCTCTCGATCTCCACGCGAAGGTACGGGGAAAATTGCGCGTGGAAACCACCGTCCCGCTCGAGACGAAAGAAGATCTCTCGCTCGCCTACACTCCCGGCGTGGCGGCCCCCTGCCGGGCGATCGCACAGGATCCCGAGCAGGTGTACCGCTACACGATCAAATCGCACACCGTCGCGGTGATCACCGACGGCTCGGCCGTCTTGGGCCTCGGCAACATCGGGGCCAAGGCGTCGCTGCCGGTGATGGAGGGCAAGTGCGCGCTCTTCAAGCGGTTCGCAGGCGTCGATGCTTTTCCCATCGCGCTCGAAACACAGAACGTGGAGGAGATCGTGCGCATCGTGACGGCCCTTGCGCCCGTGTTCGGCGGCATCAATCTGGAGGATATTTCGGCCCCGCGCTGCGTCGAGATCGAACAGCGTCTTTCGACCGCACTCGATATCCCCGTCTTTCACGATGACCAGCACGGCACGGCCACGGTCGTGCTGGCGGGAATGCTCAATGCGGCGAAGGTGGTCGGGAAGGAGCTCTCGAAAATGAAAATCGTCGTCTCGGGTGCCGGAGCGGCGGGGTCGGCCATCGTGCGCCTGCTCCACTCTTACGGCGTGGGAGACATCATCGTGACGGATTCCAAGGGAGTGGTGACATCACATCGCGACGACTTGGGCTGGCTCAAAGTGCTGCTGGCCTCATTCACCAACAAGAGCGATGCCTGCTGCATGCTCTATGATGCTCTCAAGGGAGCCGACGCCTTCGTGGGTGTAAGCAAGCCGGGGGTGCTCAAGCCCGAGATGATCGCCGTCATGGCCAAAGATCCCATCATCTTCGCCCTCGCCAATCCCGACCCCGAGATGATGCCCGATGCGGCCAGGGCGGCCGGAGCGGCCGTGGTGGCGACCGGACGGAGCGACTTCCCCAATCAGCTCAATAACGTGCTCGTGTTTCCGGGTATTTTTCGGGGCGCCCTCGATGCGCGCATCCGGCGCATCACCCCCGGCATGCTGGTGAAGGCTGCCGAGGCTCTCGCCGCACTCGTGCCGCAACCCACGGTAGGCGAGATCATCCCGGGCGTGTTCGATGCGAGAGTGGTTGAAG